A region from the Melioribacteraceae bacterium 4301-Me genome encodes:
- a CDS encoding efflux RND transporter periplasmic adaptor subunit: MKIKSWLPIVIVAIVLLAIAFLLFPSSSAQNTSTDDVNVNYNKLDEVVFDVKTEKVRKGNLSLYINTSGLIRAAEELEITSNINGVINTINVYEGKSVKKGDLLIGFDDREYEIALNETKVKVTDAKVEFGFLTKDYPVDSTVNPKAKEIEDQIAKLENDYKLGKIDEKKYNEKKDELDMKLIFTGAKREEVILNKSGLTSAINAYKRAKLNYEYTKVLAPFNGVVGDFNLVVGQRIAVGQKLLKLFDVSSLRVEVGVLESDVTKISVGKKARITIPSSEKEFLGNVVNVSPYIDPNTKTCKVVVKIDNPENILKPGMFANVLIETNTLKDRILIPKKALLVRDKRNLVFTVENNLAKWKYVEIGEQNDNFIEIKEGLKENEDVIVEGQYTLAHDAKVRVIN, encoded by the coding sequence ATGAAAATAAAATCATGGCTGCCAATTGTAATTGTTGCTATTGTCCTTTTAGCTATTGCATTTTTATTATTCCCATCAAGTTCAGCTCAAAATACATCGACAGATGATGTAAATGTAAATTACAATAAACTTGATGAGGTTGTCTTTGATGTAAAAACTGAAAAGGTTAGAAAAGGCAATTTGTCTCTTTACATCAATACAAGCGGATTAATTCGTGCTGCGGAGGAACTTGAAATTACTTCTAACATAAATGGCGTTATAAACACTATTAATGTTTACGAGGGAAAGTCAGTTAAAAAAGGTGATTTGCTCATTGGTTTCGACGACAGAGAATATGAAATTGCATTGAACGAAACAAAAGTAAAAGTAACTGATGCAAAGGTAGAGTTTGGGTTTTTAACTAAAGATTATCCTGTAGATTCAACGGTTAATCCTAAAGCAAAAGAAATTGAAGACCAAATTGCAAAGCTGGAAAACGATTACAAACTAGGAAAAATCGATGAAAAAAAATACAACGAAAAGAAAGACGAACTCGACATGAAATTAATTTTTACAGGCGCTAAGAGAGAAGAAGTTATTCTTAATAAAAGTGGACTTACAAGCGCTATCAATGCATACAAAAGAGCTAAATTGAATTATGAGTACACAAAAGTCTTGGCACCATTTAATGGTGTAGTAGGAGACTTTAATTTGGTAGTAGGACAAAGAATTGCCGTAGGTCAAAAACTTCTTAAACTGTTTGATGTTTCTTCATTAAGAGTTGAAGTAGGTGTGCTTGAAAGTGATGTAACAAAAATTTCTGTTGGTAAAAAAGCAAGAATTACTATTCCCTCTTCAGAAAAGGAATTTTTAGGAAATGTTGTTAATGTTAGTCCTTATATTGACCCTAACACAAAAACCTGTAAAGTGGTAGTAAAAATTGATAATCCTGAGAATATTTTAAAACCAGGCATGTTTGCAAATGTTTTGATTGAAACCAACACGCTTAAAGATAGAATTTTAATCCCTAAAAAAGCATTATTAGTGCGAGATAAACGAAATCTTGTATTCACCGTTGAAAATAACCTTGCTAAATGGAAGTATGTAGAAATTGGCGAACAAAACGATAATTTTATTGAAATTAAAGAAGGGCTTAAAGAAAACGAAGACGTTATAGTAGAAGGGCAATACACTTTGGCACACGATGCAAAGGTAAGAGTAATAAATTAA
- a CDS encoding efflux RND transporter permease subunit, with product MKKVFYTFLTRPVTTTMFFFSVVVVGIVSIFNLPVELTPHVEYPRLTVSVFWPGVSPEAVEAYLTSPIEAELATLNGLKKISSTSSQGYSTVTIEFHPSADINFARVQINEKLSSLKKSLPDGISSPSISQYIPKDFENLGGFLTYSISANRSANEVRKYLLDNVVLKLKNIDGVSNVEVKGGSERLIEIIIDYNKAKSLDINNEEINTAVLETQKILLAGKIESNNSNIFLKIDNHITQPSTIGEQVVKKLPDGSSIRIKDIATIIDDYDEPLSYYRINGKETVTLIIDKELGANTLSVAKLVKEKINDLAKSFPADFNIIKEIDRSEDISKDLNELYKDSIFSLIIILVIIFLLFKNLRFAFIIILSILFSLLASFALFYLFNLTLNIITISCFVIGFGFIVDNSIVVIDYLDKHYDGRGEKYLTILVKDMFLPLLTSTTTIIAVFLPLIFLTGELQLYFKQFALGIGFTLFASLLVSFVVVPMLFLKTYKANKNIISQNTKENILLKIYYTIAEQVIKRKKLCLLFLILVIGLPVWLLPSRIDVPIIGSVYNFIFDSEEYHDIKPYINYSLGGVLNLFFNHVSRGELWNYGETTYIYVRLELPNGNRIERINKLSRELENEILEYKKNFKTLTANVINEETAILNIEFTPEQANSAFPYILKNYITAYITRLGGVDSYVYGFGPGFSNTSGGYSSMYNVEVKGYNYEKVKSLAENFRDKIKINPRIDNVDIDKTRTFWAKDTYEIQGNIQRDKLAAFGVDVNDLFSIIAKNTAGNFSYNVFRIDNEAVQYRVKFSNYSNIQLEELKNLIVTEGEREKLKVKDLINFQEKKVLSSINRVDQQYVRYISFEYKGPYKYGKNFMEQSIASINIPEGYSIKPLDFLFLFSEEDEIDIWKILGAAVIVIFIVTSIFLESFKKPLVIILAIPYAIVGAILLFWLTDSNIDRGAYAGMLLLVGLSVSNSVVLVNYFSKYSQHQNINLIQLVKVRLRAITSTALTTFGALIPFMLTKSETFWKHLSISIAGGIIVSYFFIILFLPLIYSIIIKEKK from the coding sequence ATGAAAAAAGTATTCTACACGTTTCTTACACGACCGGTAACAACCACAATGTTTTTTTTCAGCGTGGTTGTTGTTGGTATAGTTTCAATTTTCAACTTGCCTGTAGAACTTACACCACATGTTGAATACCCGCGATTAACAGTTTCGGTGTTTTGGCCCGGTGTTTCACCGGAAGCAGTTGAAGCATATTTAACTTCACCAATTGAAGCTGAATTAGCGACTCTTAATGGACTAAAAAAAATCTCTTCTACATCTTCACAAGGATATTCTACGGTAACAATTGAATTTCACCCTTCTGCTGATATAAACTTCGCTCGTGTTCAAATAAATGAAAAACTTTCTTCGTTAAAAAAAAGTTTGCCAGATGGCATTAGTTCACCGAGCATCTCACAATATATTCCAAAAGATTTTGAAAATCTTGGTGGCTTTTTAACATATTCAATTTCTGCTAATAGGTCGGCTAACGAGGTCAGAAAATATTTATTAGATAATGTTGTGCTGAAATTGAAAAATATTGACGGTGTTTCTAATGTTGAAGTAAAAGGAGGTTCAGAACGACTCATTGAAATAATTATAGATTACAATAAGGCTAAATCTCTTGATATTAATAACGAAGAAATTAACACTGCCGTCTTAGAAACTCAAAAAATACTTTTGGCTGGTAAAATTGAGAGTAATAACAGTAACATCTTCTTAAAAATTGATAACCATATAACTCAACCATCAACAATAGGGGAGCAAGTTGTTAAAAAACTTCCAGACGGAAGTTCAATAAGAATCAAAGATATTGCTACAATCATAGATGATTATGATGAACCATTAAGTTATTACAGAATCAATGGTAAAGAAACTGTCACTTTAATTATTGACAAGGAACTTGGTGCTAATACTTTATCGGTGGCAAAATTAGTAAAAGAAAAAATAAATGATTTAGCAAAATCTTTCCCTGCAGATTTCAATATAATAAAAGAGATTGACCGAAGCGAAGATATTAGCAAGGATCTTAATGAATTATATAAGGACAGCATTTTTTCGTTGATTATTATACTAGTTATCATTTTTCTACTCTTTAAAAACCTACGTTTTGCGTTTATCATAATTTTATCCATCTTGTTTTCTCTTTTAGCTTCTTTTGCTTTATTTTATTTGTTTAATCTTACTCTTAACATAATCACTATCTCTTGTTTTGTTATTGGTTTTGGATTTATTGTCGATAATTCAATTGTTGTTATCGATTATCTTGATAAGCACTATGATGGACGAGGGGAAAAGTATCTGACTATTCTTGTTAAAGATATGTTTTTGCCATTATTGACATCTACAACTACAATTATTGCAGTTTTTCTCCCTTTAATCTTTTTAACTGGAGAATTGCAGCTGTATTTTAAGCAGTTTGCTTTGGGAATAGGCTTTACACTTTTTGCCTCATTGTTGGTTTCTTTTGTCGTTGTTCCGATGTTGTTTTTAAAAACGTATAAAGCAAATAAAAATATTATCTCTCAAAATACAAAGGAAAATATCTTACTTAAAATCTATTATACAATAGCAGAGCAGGTAATCAAAAGAAAAAAATTGTGTTTGTTATTCTTGATTCTTGTAATTGGGTTGCCTGTTTGGCTGCTTCCATCAAGAATTGATGTGCCAATTATAGGCAGCGTTTACAACTTTATTTTTGATTCAGAGGAATATCATGATATAAAACCTTACATAAATTATTCACTTGGTGGCGTACTAAATCTTTTCTTTAATCATGTCTCAAGAGGTGAATTATGGAATTATGGTGAAACTACTTACATTTATGTTCGTCTCGAACTGCCTAACGGTAATAGAATTGAAAGAATAAATAAGCTTTCCAGAGAGCTTGAGAACGAAATCTTAGAGTATAAGAAAAATTTTAAGACTCTTACTGCTAATGTAATAAATGAAGAAACAGCAATCTTAAATATAGAATTCACTCCAGAACAAGCGAATTCAGCCTTTCCATATATTCTCAAAAATTATATTACTGCTTATATAACACGACTTGGAGGCGTGGATTCATATGTATATGGTTTTGGTCCTGGTTTTTCAAATACATCAGGCGGGTATTCCAGCATGTATAATGTTGAAGTGAAAGGATATAATTATGAAAAAGTTAAATCACTGGCAGAAAACTTTAGAGACAAGATAAAAATAAATCCCAGAATAGATAACGTTGATATTGATAAAACTCGCACATTTTGGGCAAAGGATACATATGAAATACAAGGCAATATCCAACGAGATAAACTTGCCGCTTTTGGTGTTGATGTTAATGATTTGTTTTCAATAATTGCTAAAAATACCGCAGGCAATTTTAGTTACAATGTATTTAGAATCGACAATGAAGCTGTGCAGTACAGAGTAAAATTTTCTAACTATAGCAATATTCAGTTGGAAGAATTAAAAAACCTTATTGTTACTGAAGGCGAAAGAGAAAAATTGAAAGTTAAAGACCTAATTAATTTTCAAGAAAAAAAAGTTTTGTCCTCCATTAATCGAGTTGATCAGCAATATGTACGTTATATCAGTTTTGAGTACAAGGGACCTTATAAATACGGAAAAAACTTTATGGAGCAATCAATTGCTTCGATTAACATACCCGAAGGATATTCTATTAAGCCTTTAGACTTTTTATTTCTTTTTTCTGAAGAAGATGAAATAGATATTTGGAAAATTTTAGGTGCTGCTGTAATTGTGATATTTATTGTAACTTCTATTTTTTTAGAGTCTTTTAAGAAACCTTTGGTAATCATCTTGGCAATACCTTATGCAATAGTTGGGGCAATTCTTCTTTTTTGGTTGACTGATAGTAATATTGATAGAGGAGCTTATGCCGGTATGTTGTTGTTGGTAGGTTTATCAGTTTCTAATTCTGTTGTATTAGTAAATTACTTTTCTAAATATTCTCAGCATCAGAATATAAACTTAATTCAACTTGTTAAAGTACGCCTTCGGGCTATTACATCTACAGCGTTGACGACTTTTGGTGCTCTCATTCCTTTTATGTTAACGAAATCCGAAACATTTTGGAAGCACTTAAGTATTAGCATTGCTGGCGGTATTATAGTATCTTATTTTTTTATTATATTATTTTTACCACTAATTTATTCCATTATAATAAAAGAAAAAAAATAG
- the rlmN gene encoding 23S rRNA (adenine(2503)-C(2))-methyltransferase RlmN: MKLTEKKTQLKGLTLSDLRDFFSSLGEPKFRGDQVFNWIYNHLADNFNEMKNLPATLRSKLNEICTLNSLELLTTQKSNQTNTQKFLFLTTDKNKIEAVLIPEKDRNTLCISTQVGCPLDCKFCATGLMGYKRNLSAAEIIDQYLFAAKNFGKENITNIVYMGMGEPLLNFNSTLNSISIFTNQLNKGISRNRITISTAGIPNKIKELADSGYRVKLAFSLHSAFDSIRNKIMPINKKYPLSENIEALKYYAKKTNTRITFEYTMLKKINDTEADIRQLTKLCRQLPSKINIIPFNSIEHMNPSGISAELKTTEIEKIYSFADKLRNNNITVMIRDTQGNDIAAACGQLAIKFK, from the coding sequence ATGAAATTGACCGAAAAGAAAACACAATTAAAAGGATTAACCCTGTCTGATCTAAGAGACTTTTTCTCTTCTTTAGGAGAGCCTAAGTTTAGAGGTGACCAGGTTTTTAATTGGATTTACAACCATTTGGCAGATAATTTTAATGAAATGAAGAATTTACCCGCCACACTTCGCAGCAAGCTTAACGAAATTTGTACTTTAAATTCATTAGAACTATTAACAACACAGAAATCTAATCAAACTAACACGCAAAAGTTTTTATTTTTAACTACAGACAAAAATAAAATTGAAGCAGTCTTAATACCTGAAAAAGATAGAAACACACTTTGTATTTCTACACAAGTTGGATGCCCTTTGGACTGTAAATTTTGCGCAACGGGTCTAATGGGCTATAAACGGAATTTATCCGCTGCAGAAATTATTGACCAATATTTATTTGCAGCTAAAAATTTTGGCAAAGAAAATATTACTAACATTGTTTACATGGGAATGGGTGAGCCATTACTAAATTTTAACAGCACATTAAATAGCATTTCAATTTTTACAAATCAATTGAACAAAGGGATAAGCAGAAATAGAATTACAATTTCTACTGCCGGCATTCCTAATAAAATAAAAGAATTAGCTGACAGCGGTTACAGAGTAAAACTTGCTTTTTCTTTGCATTCTGCATTTGACAGCATCAGAAATAAAATAATGCCTATAAACAAAAAGTACCCGCTTAGTGAAAATATCGAGGCATTAAAGTATTATGCAAAAAAAACAAATACACGAATCACTTTTGAATATACTATGCTGAAAAAAATTAATGATACCGAAGCTGACATTAGACAGCTTACGAAATTATGCCGACAGCTACCATCTAAAATCAATATAATACCTTTTAACAGTATAGAACATATGAATCCTTCAGGTATTTCTGCTGAACTAAAGACAACAGAAATTGAAAAAATTTATTCCTTTGCTGATAAGTTAAGGAATAACAATATAACTGTTATGATACGCGATACACAGGGTAACGATATTGCCGCTGCATGCGGACAGCTTGCAATTAAATTTAAATAG
- a CDS encoding multidrug efflux SMR transporter: MSWLYIFIASIFEITWAVGLKYSQGFTQIRASILTVVSMILTYVFLAFGVKNLPIGTAYAVWTGLGIIGTSIYGMIYFDEPKDILRILFILLIFIGVIGLHLTTKSNP; the protein is encoded by the coding sequence TTGTCTTGGTTATATATATTTATTGCATCCATTTTCGAAATTACTTGGGCAGTCGGCTTAAAGTACAGTCAAGGATTCACTCAAATTAGAGCTTCAATTTTAACTGTTGTTAGTATGATATTAACTTATGTTTTTCTTGCATTTGGGGTAAAAAATCTTCCAATTGGAACTGCATATGCAGTTTGGACTGGCTTAGGTATAATTGGCACGTCAATATATGGAATGATTTACTTTGATGAGCCTAAGGATATATTACGTATTTTATTTATACTTTTAATTTTTATTGGAGTTATAGGTTTGCATCTTACAACCAAATCAAATCCATAA
- a CDS encoding RNA methyltransferase, translating to MKKLSHEEISKKRSTLETVHKVKRLPVYVILNSIRSAYNVGSIFRTSDGAMIEKLYLCGYTPHPPQKEVLKTALGSQESVEWEYVNDPKEVITFLKVKGVKICALELTDKSQLYYKLTKEVFPVCLIVGNEINGVSQDLLELCDFSIEIPQYGIKQSLNVAVAYGIAIFDLRRIYDDNQNSTG from the coding sequence ATGAAAAAATTATCTCATGAAGAAATTTCAAAAAAAAGGAGTACTTTAGAAACAGTTCATAAAGTAAAGAGACTGCCGGTTTATGTTATATTGAACAGCATCAGGAGTGCATATAATGTTGGTTCAATTTTTAGAACTTCCGATGGAGCAATGATAGAAAAACTGTATTTATGCGGATACACGCCTCACCCGCCTCAAAAAGAAGTATTAAAAACAGCACTTGGGTCGCAAGAAAGTGTTGAATGGGAATATGTAAACGACCCCAAAGAAGTAATTACTTTTCTTAAAGTAAAGGGAGTAAAAATTTGTGCTTTAGAATTAACAGACAAAAGTCAACTTTACTATAAATTAACAAAAGAAGTTTTTCCGGTGTGTTTAATTGTGGGCAACGAAATAAATGGTGTTTCACAAGACTTACTTGAACTTTGTGATTTTTCAATCGAGATTCCGCAGTATGGAATTAAACAATCATTAAATGTTGCTGTAGCTTATGGCATTGCTATTTTTGACTTGAGGCGTATATACGATGATAATCAAAACTCAACTGGCTAA
- a CDS encoding helix-turn-helix domain-containing protein, giving the protein MTHEQALELIKQGEGLKVEFKQRFPSYEKFAKEMIAFANTCGGVILLGVDDDKSIFGIESEKSDIELIKETAEKYCVPPINYSVTLFEIKRKEVLLIDIPESKNKPHRIQDYLPTLNLNTAAVYIRVKDKSVLAGKEMIKLMQSQKEGVPLKKYSIGKNEKAVFDFLEKNEHITVKDLSNTANISLRRASRTLINLVRANLLMIHVNENGTEYFTLAS; this is encoded by the coding sequence ATGACACACGAACAAGCTCTTGAATTAATCAAACAAGGCGAGGGATTAAAAGTAGAGTTCAAGCAACGATTTCCATCGTATGAAAAATTTGCAAAAGAAATGATTGCCTTTGCAAATACTTGCGGAGGAGTTATACTTTTAGGCGTTGATGATGATAAATCAATCTTCGGTATTGAAAGTGAAAAAAGTGATATAGAGTTAATTAAAGAAACTGCTGAAAAATACTGCGTCCCTCCAATAAATTATTCTGTAACATTATTCGAAATAAAAAGAAAAGAAGTCTTGTTAATTGATATTCCAGAATCTAAAAATAAACCCCATAGAATACAGGATTATCTGCCTACCCTTAATCTGAACACTGCAGCTGTTTATATTAGAGTAAAGGATAAGAGCGTTCTTGCAGGTAAAGAAATGATTAAGTTAATGCAATCGCAAAAAGAAGGAGTACCATTAAAAAAATACAGTATAGGGAAAAATGAAAAAGCTGTTTTTGATTTTTTAGAAAAGAACGAGCATATAACAGTTAAAGACCTTAGTAACACTGCCAATATTTCATTAAGAAGAGCATCCCGCACACTTATTAACTTAGTACGGGCTAATTTGTTAATGATTCATGTAAATGAAAATGGAACTGAATATTTTACTTTAGCCAGTTGA
- a CDS encoding tetratricopeptide repeat protein yields MTNKNFHLVKIITFVAFLIGLSSCGIWENFTVYFNTYYNASTLFNQVESDIQKAIKDPFEFKLLPITNQQKQDLTKVIEKCSKILQFNKESSYFQDALFIIGKAFYYQGEFAKAQRKFLELSSVKENNYLLDNQLWLAKTQLQLRNFDEGLALIDSTIASALKENDRKIYTEASIERISFLIYRERYDEAAETAKEYLKNSKDDEMNALVAYQLGVIYEKIKNYDKAAEAFSLVENYSPTFDVEFNSKFEHAQLLIQLNKLDESLSELENLKNDNKFKNFLDRINLAIGELYYDQNKIDKALQILTSVDSTYSKTEYGGQASYDIAKIYEFKIANYDSAKKYYAKTTSSLAKRELKDTSTVKVVLFNKYFGIRDNIRNFTDQLRYINDPIAYERDSIDYYLTARKLMELQDEEQQRIQSQRQFPQQMGNVVNNPDLSETQLKTLEAQKLQAAINWAQQKLQSNPTPDILEVVKKGRLIKPVKPAISKDSVNALLCKNYYDLGNLFFTEFNLPDSAFYYYQKIIDNPNNKTIIDKAYYAIASYYEIENKKELADSIYTIIYNQFEKSPLHSEVAKKLGKVKVESSTDPAEKLFIEAEKKYFDKKYASAINDYYNIYLEYPKSAFAPKSLLAIGMIYEDALAKNDSAAAIYDTLVKKYSITDYARTVQAKLQEYEKETKLKEAEKQKPKQDSLQSSASNSASDSLKNQQSKSINDKKLPIEEKDSRQKPEIDSSIVSQKESLKDEPKQEIKNLIKYDTSKTKKDTLKEAIENKSKVDTTKKKNFFYRK; encoded by the coding sequence ATGACCAATAAAAATTTTCACCTCGTGAAAATAATTACTTTTGTTGCATTTCTAATTGGACTTAGCTCTTGCGGCATTTGGGAGAATTTTACTGTTTATTTTAATACCTATTACAATGCCTCCACTTTATTCAATCAAGTAGAAAGTGATATTCAAAAAGCTATTAAAGACCCTTTCGAATTCAAGCTATTGCCAATTACAAATCAACAAAAACAAGATTTAACAAAAGTTATTGAAAAGTGCTCTAAAATTTTGCAGTTCAACAAAGAATCCTCGTACTTTCAAGATGCACTTTTTATAATTGGCAAAGCTTTTTATTATCAAGGTGAATTTGCAAAAGCACAACGCAAATTTCTTGAACTTTCTTCAGTAAAAGAAAATAATTACCTCCTTGATAACCAACTGTGGCTTGCTAAAACACAACTCCAATTAAGAAACTTTGATGAGGGACTTGCGCTCATAGATTCAACTATTGCAAGTGCGTTGAAAGAAAATGACAGAAAGATTTATACTGAAGCATCTATTGAACGAATCTCTTTCTTAATTTATAGAGAAAGATATGACGAGGCAGCAGAAACTGCTAAAGAATATTTGAAGAATTCAAAAGACGACGAAATGAACGCTTTGGTAGCTTATCAACTTGGTGTCATTTATGAAAAAATTAAAAATTACGATAAAGCCGCTGAAGCGTTTTCTTTGGTTGAAAATTACTCGCCAACTTTTGACGTTGAGTTTAACAGCAAGTTCGAACATGCGCAACTTTTAATTCAACTCAATAAACTTGATGAAAGTCTCTCTGAACTGGAAAATTTGAAAAACGATAACAAATTTAAAAATTTCTTGGACAGAATTAATTTAGCTATTGGTGAACTATATTATGATCAAAATAAAATTGATAAAGCACTGCAAATCCTAACATCTGTTGATTCAACATATAGCAAAACCGAATATGGTGGTCAAGCAAGTTATGATATAGCAAAAATCTACGAATTTAAAATAGCTAATTATGATAGCGCTAAAAAGTATTATGCAAAAACCACTTCATCTTTAGCAAAAAGGGAATTAAAAGATACTTCTACAGTAAAGGTAGTGTTATTTAATAAGTATTTTGGGATTAGAGATAATATTAGAAATTTTACTGACCAGCTCCGCTACATTAATGACCCGATTGCATACGAGAGAGATTCAATTGATTATTACCTTACTGCAAGAAAACTTATGGAACTTCAAGATGAAGAACAACAGAGAATCCAAAGTCAAAGACAATTCCCGCAACAAATGGGAAATGTGGTTAACAATCCGGATTTAAGTGAAACGCAATTAAAAACTTTAGAGGCACAAAAGCTGCAGGCAGCAATCAATTGGGCACAGCAAAAATTACAATCGAACCCAACACCTGATATTTTAGAGGTCGTTAAAAAAGGCAGATTAATTAAGCCTGTAAAACCAGCAATTTCTAAAGACTCTGTAAATGCTCTGCTTTGTAAAAATTACTATGACTTGGGCAACCTTTTCTTTACTGAATTTAATTTGCCAGATTCAGCATTTTATTACTACCAAAAAATAATTGATAATCCTAACAATAAAACAATTATTGACAAAGCCTACTATGCAATAGCTTCTTATTACGAAATTGAAAATAAAAAGGAATTGGCAGATAGTATTTACACAATAATTTATAACCAGTTTGAGAAAAGCCCTCTCCATTCTGAAGTGGCTAAAAAATTAGGAAAGGTTAAAGTTGAATCCAGTACCGACCCGGCGGAAAAACTTTTCATTGAAGCAGAAAAAAAATATTTTGATAAAAAATACGCTTCCGCAATAAATGATTATTACAACATTTACTTGGAATACCCCAAATCTGCTTTTGCTCCTAAATCTCTATTGGCTATTGGAATGATTTACGAAGACGCATTAGCAAAAAATGATTCAGCTGCGGCTATATACGATACACTAGTTAAAAAATATTCTATTACAGATTATGCCAGAACAGTGCAGGCAAAATTGCAGGAGTATGAGAAAGAAACAAAGTTAAAGGAAGCTGAAAAACAAAAACCTAAACAAGATTCACTGCAAAGTTCTGCAAGTAATTCAGCAAGTGATTCCCTAAAAAACCAACAATCGAAATCAATCAATGATAAAAAGTTGCCCATAGAAGAAAAAGATTCTAGACAGAAACCTGAAATAGATAGTTCAATTGTTTCGCAAAAAGAGAGCCTTAAGGATGAACCCAAACAAGAAATAAAAAATTTAATTAAGTACGACACTAGTAAAACAAAGAAAGACACCTTAAAAGAAGCAATTGAAAACAAAAGTAAAGTTGATACAACCAAGAAGAAAAATTTTTTTTACAGAAAGTAG
- a CDS encoding P-II family nitrogen regulator, producing the protein MKKIEALIRPFKLDEVKEALLDEGIRGMTITEVRGYGRQKGHKETYRGSEYQIEFIPKIKIEIIVEDDIAEKIVDTILRTAKTGQVGDGKIFISNIEDAVRIRTGESGGAAL; encoded by the coding sequence ATGAAAAAAATTGAAGCTTTAATAAGACCGTTCAAACTCGATGAGGTTAAAGAAGCTCTCTTAGATGAAGGAATTCGCGGAATGACTATTACAGAAGTTCGTGGCTATGGCAGGCAAAAAGGTCACAAGGAAACTTATCGGGGAAGTGAGTATCAAATAGAATTTATACCAAAAATAAAAATAGAAATAATAGTTGAAGATGATATAGCCGAAAAAATTGTAGATACTATTTTACGTACTGCTAAGACTGGTCAAGTAGGAGATGGCAAAATTTTTATTTCAAACATTGAAGACGCTGTAAGAATACGAACTGGGGAATCTGGCGGAGCAGCTCTGTAA